The sequence TAATATCTATCCCGGCTTTGCGCATGTAGATCATCATGGTCTTCATATCTTTCCAACCACCCATGGACATCACCTTGCTTGGCGCAACTCCCTTACTCAGCAACAAAGTTGCCCAGCTTGCCCTCAAATCGTGAAATCTAATCTCAGGTAATCCTATCGACTTAAGAAAAAGTCTTAGCTGTCGTGCCTGCTCTCCTTGATCCCATTTATCCAAACGAGGGAGTACAAAATCACCATCAGCTGCTTTTAGTTTAAGCTCCATTAAAAGAGGCAAAAGTGGTTTCGCAATTTCAATAACTCGATCATCACCAGATTTTGTAGACTTAAAGCCATTGCGACTATTCCACGAACTATCTACAAGGATTTGGCGTTGTTCTAAATTCACCTTATCCCAAGTAAGGGCGTATGCTTCGCCACTTCTAAGACCTGCGTAAAGGGCAATTGCATAATGAGGATACCAGTCCCATTCCAACTCTTGAGCCTTCCGAAGTAAAATCA comes from Bdellovibrionota bacterium and encodes:
- a CDS encoding site-specific integrase — protein: ILLRKAQELEWDWYPHYAIALYAGLRSGEAYALTWDKVNLEQRQILVDSSWNSRNGFKSTKSGDDRVIEIAKPLLPLLMELKLKAADGDFVLPRLDKWDQGEQARQLRLFLKSIGLPEIRFHDLRASWATLLLSKGVAPSKVMSMGGWKDMKTMMIYMRKAGIDIRGATSCLDDMQIHGVKPAKILPFP